The following proteins are co-located in the Salvelinus fontinalis isolate EN_2023a chromosome 29, ASM2944872v1, whole genome shotgun sequence genome:
- the foxi3b gene encoding forkhead box protein I3b, which produces MASFEPQGQSPPCCGPQFPSLGQEPPELSMYSDCYYPPPSLPSPQRTTPTSYDYSTSSPNPYLWFNGSGINAPPYLATTGPPGNPGPPFVPQHYGMQRPYLGPGGAGVPGGELGWFSLPSQEDLMKLVRPPYSYSALIAMAIHGAPERRLTLSQIYQYVADNFPFYNKSKAGWQNSIRHNLSLNDCFKKVPRDEDDPGKGNYWTLDPNCEKMFDNGNFRRKRKRKSDSLSGGEGGSGGSEPGDPNNRGSPEPPSNHGIDMSPTPERIPTPSTTGPTPCLSSFLSEMSGVVSGGANEIVGDSLNRALPISLTLDGTQRPTQPGGFASYSPSSGASEWASQLPPPPGLSSPTHSSLGYSSPILSQFNGHFYPGLGSASILYPREGTEV; this is translated from the exons ATGGCGTCATTCGAACCTCAGGGCCAGTCTCCTCCTTGCTGTGGCCCCCAGTTCCCCAGCCTGGGCCAGGAACCTCCAGAACTCAGCATGTACAGTGACTGCTACTACCCCCCTCCTTCGCTCCCCAGCCCCCAGCGCACCACCCCCACCTCCTATGACTACAGCACCTCCTCCCCCAACCCTTACCTGTGGTTTAACGGATCCGGCATCAACGCTCCCCCATACCTGGCCACCACCGGGCCCCCAGGTAACCCCGGGCCCCCTTTCGTTCCCCAGCACTATGGGATGCAGAGGCCTTACCTGGGGCCCGGCGGGGCAGGGGTCCCTGGGGGGGAGCTGGGCTGGTTCTCTCTGCCCTCACAGGAAGACCTGATGAAGCTGGTCCGCCCGCCCTACTCCTACTCCGCTCTCATCGCCATGGCGATCCACGGCGCCCCGGAGCGGCGGCTGACCCTGAGTCAGATCTACCAGTACGTGGCCGATAACTTCCCCTTCTACAACAAGAGCAAGGCTGGCTGGCAGAACTCCATCAGACACAACCTGTCACTCAACGACTGCTTTAAGAAGGTCCCCAGAGACGAGGACGACCCTG gtAAGGGTAACTATTGgacactagacccaaactgtgAGAAGATGTTTGACAATGGAAACTTCCGTCGTAAAAGGAAGAGGAAGTCTGATTcactgtctggaggagagggggggtcagGGGGGTCGGAGCCAGGTGACCCCAACAACCGGGGGAGCCCCGAACCCCCCAGCAACCACGGGATCGACATGTCTCCCACGCCAGAGAGAATCCCCACCCCTTCAACCACAGGTCCCACCCCTTGCTTGAGCAGCTTCCTGTCTGAGATGTCTGGAGTGGTGTCAGGGGGAGCCAATGAGATCGTAGGAGATTCGCTGAACCGGGCCCTCCCCATAAGCCTTACCCTGGATGGGACCCAGAGGCCTACACAGCCTGGGGGTTTTGCTAGTTACTCCCCCAGCTCGGGTGCTTCGGAGTGGGCTTCCCAGCTGCCGCCTCCCCCTGGCCTCTCCTCGCCCACCCACTCTTCCCTGGGTTACAGCAGCCCCATCCTCAGCCAGTTCAATGGGCATTTCTACCCCGGCTTGGGCTCAGCAAGCATCCTATACCCACGGGAAGGCACAGAGGTCTGA